The Ignavibacteria bacterium genomic interval TATTGTAAATGATTCAAGTTTTTCTACTATAACTTTTTCACCAGTATCTTCTTTTACCATTTTTTCGTTTTTATAATTCATTTTAATAGCTGGTTCTTCACCAAGTTTATGTTTCAAATCTCTTTTGATTTGATTTATGTCAATATCAGTCATATCTATACTTGATAGATAATCATTTATTTGTTTTTCTTTAAAATTTTGTAAATTGTCTACCATTTTCTATTTTTTCTTTTTTGGTTTTATTATAATTATTAGTCTATTACCTTCCAACTTTAAATTTAAATTATCTGGTATACCAATATCTGATAAATCTCTTGCTAATCTTATCAATAATTCTTCACCTTTTTCTTTAAATTGTATTTCTCTACCTTTAAAAAAGACAAACGCTTTTACTATATCACCTCTTTTAAGAAATTCTACTGCATGTTTCATTTTGAAATTATAATCATGTTCATCTGTGTTAGGACCGAAACGAATTTCTTTTACTTCCTGTGCATTTTCTTTTTGTTTTTTAAGTTTTTCTTTTTCTTTCTTTTTCAATTCATAAAGAAACTTATTGTATTCAATAAGTTTGCATACAGGTGGTGTTACATTACTACATATTTCTACTAAATCTACAACTAAATTATCCGCTATCTTTAATGCTTCTTGAATTGAAATAATTTCACCATTTCTTTCAAAATCGTCACCAACAATTCTTACTTTACTTGACTTTATTTGTTGATTTACTTTGTAATTTAATTTGTTTTTGTTAATCATAAATTATTTTATATTTATTATTTCCTTTGTTTTTTCAATTAATTTATCTACATTTTCATTCTCAAAAGTTTTCCATTCTTCATTCAGATATATTTTAACTTTTGGAGATACTTTTATACCTTTCGATACTTTTATTGTTGGATAACCATTTGGTAATTCAAAAAAGAATTTATGATTTTCATTATTCCAAAAATATATTACCCAGTCCCAGGTTGTTGTTTCCATATCGTATTTATAATTAGGGAACGAATCTGTTATCTTTTTAATAGTATTTCTCATATATTATATATTTTTTTTATATCAAAGATTACTTCTTCTATAATTTTTATTAATTTATTTTCAAATTTTTTTGATTTTTTATTAAATAATGTTTTATATTTTTTTAATATATTTGTTATATCTTTGTTATTATGTGGTATATTAAATATAATAAAATCTTGCTTTAATTTCGGAGTTACAATAGTACTTATTTCGGTGAAAAATTCAATACATCTATTATAATCTATGTTATAGTCTTTATAATTGAATTTTTTTATTTTTTCTAATTGTGACCAAGCGTTTGATTTATATAAAGTATCTTGCAATATATCTTTTTGTGTTGTTCTTTTCTCCAAAAGAATAGAATATGTTTCCGCCACTCTAGCATTTATTTCTTGATTGGATGAAAGATATAAAATAAATATAAAATCGTTTAAAAACTTATCATCCATATATTTTCTTCTAATTTTTATAAGTTCATTATTTAAAAACCATTCCAAATCTTTTGTAGTTTTATTATTAAACCGTTGATATATTTCATAAATGTGTAATAATTCATGTAAAATAACTCTTTTTAAATCAATTAAATTATAATTATCATAATCTAAAAATATTTCTATGGTTGGTGAATTTAAATAATTTTCAAAATTACCACGTTCATATTTTGGTGAGAATATTCCAAATTTTGTATAAGCATAAATATTTATTCTTTCAGAATTATTATATTTTACTGTTAAATTTTTTAATTTTAAATCAGTTTCATCAATATCGATCGAAAATGTTTTGAAATTATTTAAATTTTCAATTATCTCATCAACAATCCATTTTAAAATATGAGGAATGCCTTTGCCTTCTTTTATCAATGGTTCATCAAAACCTGTATGATATTTATTATAATTAATTATATTTTTCATATAATTGATTATATATTAACTAATTCTTTCAATTTTGTGATAAAAGTAACAAGATGCATCTCTGGATCAATAGTTATAGTATATTCTGAATTAAAATTTTTCGTTAAATCAAGAATCTTAAAACCATTTTTTAAAATAATGTTTTCATGATTTTCTAACAAATATTTGAAGAAAGGTCTTGATAATGTATTTAATAAATCTTCGGTTTTTTCTCTTGGAAAATTATCAGAAACATAAAAAAAGTTTTCACTTAAATTATTTCTTCCATTCATAATGAATGAATAAACATTTTCATTTAAAGTGTCTTTTTTCTTTAAATATGATTCCAAATCACCAGAAATATATACTTCTTGTAATAATTGTACAGTTGAACGGAAGTTAGGAAATGTTCTTGTAATTAATATATTTAAAATTTCATCAGTGGTCTCAAATTTTATAGACTTACAGATTGATTTTAAATAATTTAATTGTTGTTTTTTCAAATAATTAATTTCTTCCTGATTCTCTGGATCAAATTGAATAAGATTGAATCTTGATAAAAGTGCTTTATCTTCTTCAGTTCTTTGTAGTTTTGCAACATTATTTACAATTGCAATAAAACGAACTTCTGTGTGTTCTTCAATAAAACCACGAAGAGCTTTTCTCATGTCTGGTGTAGTATTGTCAAATTCTTCTAACCAAACAGCTTTAACACCATAAGGATCTCCTTTTTTCTTTTTATTCTTTCTAAAAGAGATAGAAAAGTTTTTGCAATGTTCCGATATTTCTTCTCTAACTATCTCAATACCATTATCAACAGAACAGTTTATTCTCAATGTATCATAATTTTCTGTTAATATTCCTGCAAGAGTTGATTTACCAAGTCCACCAGAACCAACAAACATAAAATTCATTTGTAGTTCTTTTTCTACAATTTTTCTAATTCTTGGTAATAATATAATAGGTATTTTACCTTTTTCAGGTATTAATGAATTAGGTCTATATTTTTCCCAAAATAAATTTTCTTTCAAATTCATTTTTTTTGTTTTTTAAGTTTATATATGAAATGATTTCGTTTGTTTGAAAAAAAAAGCCAATCTTTGATTGACTTTTTACACATAAAAATTTATAGTATAATTATTTACTGTGGATTTTTTGCAAATTATTTGTTTTGAGAAACGAGGATTTTATCCAGTAGCAAATGTTGTGAACCGATTAAATCCTTTGTTGCTCTTAAAAAGTCTGCTACAAATTCTTTATTTTCTGTTATAAATTTCTTATATTTATCTTCTTTTCCATCAATAATTGTTCCATATTCTCCATTATTCTCAAAATATAATTCCCAACCTATATTAGGACCAGCATATCTCAATCTGATTAAATTTCCACTCTCAAAATATTTAATTGCATTTTGATAGTTTACATAATCAAGATAATCTGAAGGCATATTATTTAATGATTTTAAAACAATAGTATCATCATTAATTTGTTCGTAATCTTCATTTGAAAATACATCAAAAGGTGAAGGGATAATATTTAAGTGAAGATTTGAAGCATAACATTCAATCATTTTGTCAATTGATTTTTGATCATGCTGATTACCAAAATTATATTTCATAATTTCTGAAAGCTGTTCAATAGTTTCATCTTTTAATTTTTCAATAAGAATATTTAATTTTTCAGAAAGTTCGTCAGTACCTTCAATTGTTAATTTTTTACCGATAATATCATCTGCATCACCATCATATACTATGTGAATATTTTCTTTTACAAAATATTCAACTGTTTTATTTAGTTTAGGTTTTTGTACTGATACAACCTTTTCTTTTTCATTAATATTACTAAATTTTTTCATTTTAATATATTATTTTTTCTCTTTAAGTTCTTTTTCTTTATCTTTTAGAAAATTTTTTAATTCTTTAACTCTATCGTGTACATTCAATCTTACCCATTCAAAATATGGGATTTTATCCCATTTGTTATCAAAATTATCAATCATTTTTTTGGCAGCATTTAATTGACTTTCTTTATCAATATTTCTTATAGTTTGTGCTACTTTTTTATAATCTTCTTGTATTTGATCTCTAAAAGACTTTGATTTTTTAAAAATTAAAGGATCATTTTTATATTCTTCTAAGATAGAAATTTTTGTTTTATTAACTTCGTTTTCAACTATTTTTGCTAGTTCTTCTACAAGTTTTTCTTTACCTATCAAAGAAATATTATCAGAATCATTACCATCTATTTTAGGATTAAGAGTTTCATCAATTAAATTATAAATATCATTATATAATTTTTGACTACCTGCATAATGGTTTACTTTTTCATTTATACTTTCAGTGAATTTTTTCATTGTATATCATTATTTTTTTTTTATTTTCCAAAGAATTTCATAAATCTTTCGTATTCATCTTCACGATTTGTGAAATATTTAGCCATCTTTTTTAATGTCTTATCAACATCAATTTCACTTTTCGGATCTTTTTCATCCTTCGCTTTATAATCAAAGAAATATTCATCAACCAAATTATAAATCTGTTCTGAAATTAAATTAAGACTTTTTAACTCAGATAATATACTATTATACTTACTTGACCAATCTTCAAAAGATTCAACATCTTCACCAAATCCTTCATAAGTGTCCATAATTGGTCTATGACTATAAATATTTTCGTTAAATGACTTCCAATTTTTAATATTCTTCATAATAAAAGTTATTTTTACTTATATATTAAATATCAATTTCTTTTTTTTATAATTCTTGATAACTTTAACTTTCTATAAAATGCTTTACTATTACCAAAATCACACTTCAATTTAATAATATTTACATCACCAAGATAACAATTTAATGTTAGAACACCTTTCTTCATCAAATCAGGTACATTTTCATATAAAACATCAACATCAAATAAATCTGAAAATTCCTCTTTAATATACTCATTATATCTTATATCCATAGAATTTATATCTATAAAAGATGCATTGCTAAGATAGATATCATCTAATATATCAATGTAAAAAAACTTGATACCCTCATATTCAGCACAGCATCCATCTATTTTATTCAATTTTACTATTTGTGAAATAAATCGTATATGTTTTTCACCAAAGTAAAGATATTTTATACTATTTAACTGTTTATCTATATGATTTTTAAATTGAAAATTAACTGCATAATCCAAATATGATTTTATTTCAGCCGCTGAACTCTTAGTTAAATGCTCAGTTAGATAGATATTATAACATTGCTTAGGTTTTAATTTTTGAATTGAAGATGATATTAGTTGCGGCTGACGATTATTTGACTTCTTCATACAAAATATGATTTTTATATTGTACGATTAAAAAAAATAATCCCGGTTGTCAAAGACAATCGGGATACATGGCTTATGTTTTTTCATGGCTTGTCAACAAGCGATGAAAAAGTTGTATGAATAGATACTATCAAACAAGCCTTATGTCAAATAATCGTAGGCCAGACAACGACGCTTGTTTTGTTCGTCAAGGTTAATGAAAACGAATGGCTGTGAAAATATACAACCATTTTAATCAACAAAAAAAGTTATTAACTTGTTTATTAACATTTTTTGTGAAAAAGAGACGATATTACAAAATCTTGTCAGTAAGACAAAGCAATTGATTGGCTTTGGTCAAAATATCTTTTAAATTAAAATTCAACAATTTATTGTTGTAATCTGCTTTTAAGCGTTCGTCTCGTAAGTATTTTAAGTATTCTAAAATGACATTTAGCTCGTCGTCGCTTAAATGTTTGTACTTGTGCGATTCTTTGTTGAAATCGCCGTTTTGAAAATAATTAATCAATGCAATATGATTATCTTTACTATCAGTAAGATTTGTTTTTGTTTTTAAGGTATGATAAACGGCGTAGTAAGCACGACTTACGGCAGTACGAACAAACGCATCGTTGTTGCCATAATTTTGATGTATGGTTTTGGCACAGGTATAAAATTGCTTCCAGTCAAACTTATTCATTGACGTCAACAACAACTACATGTCGTTTGTACAAATCATTATCACGTAATTCAAACGTTTTAAGAAAACGTTTATATGTGTCAAAATTTGTTTGAGACGTAACAATGTAAACCATTAAATCTTGTTCGTCAAAGCTGATGTCCATTTTTATTTTTGCATTAGGATAATAATTTATTATATGGTCTATAAGTTTGTTTACTATATGTAAAAGTCGTTTGGAACGAATAAAATTCAATACTTTATTGTCGCAAATATATAACAAAAAGAATGTTATACTTATTGATTGACTTTTGGGGTTATTGTCTAAGAACTGTTTATTTAAGTCAATCGACATCAGGTTTATGTTGCGATTCGATATACTATTATTAAAACCTGATAAAAAAACATTATTTTGTTCTATTTCTAAGTCAAAATCAAATTTAAATCTTATCATAGATTTTGCAAAAGGAACATTCATATATGCTTCATAATCTTTTGTATTTGAATATATTTTGTCTTTTATTTTATTGTATATCAAATTTACTTTTGTTTGATAATACTTTTGTGTGCTTTCTGGTAAAGTGTTCATTTTTTAATATTCTTTTTAATTTTAAAGTTCTTTTTTTTATCAGATCAAACATTTTTAATTCTTTTTCAAGCCTTTCGTTTTCATCCATTTGAATATTTTTATTTTTTTTATTTTATTTATTTTGTATATATTTGCATATTGAAAGTTTAAACCAAAAAATTATGATACGTTATTCACTATCAGAAGCATTGAAGTTAAACTTTGATAATGAGTATCAAAGGAATAACTTACAGGAAGCTAAGAAACAACACGAAAATATTAATAAATTTTATCCTTGTGATACAATTTGTGTGGTTACAAAAAGAGAAAATAATTATTGTTTAGAACACTTTAACCATTATCTGATTAATGACGTTTGTGCTATACAGATTAGATATGATAGTTTTCGCAAAAAATATCATTTTTATTACGATGAAAATTTTGAAAATGTAAGTTCTTGGTCAATAGAAGAAATTACTAAAAAATTTAAAGCACCCAAAAAGGTTGGTGTTCTTACCACTAAGAAAATTGAAGCGTGGATAAAGTATAATCAGGATATTTATCTCGCACTCAAAGCAGAAAATGAAAAGCGTTCTGATGAAATAACTAAATTTTTAGAATCCATTAAAGGTGAGAATGTTCGCTGGTTTGATAATAACAAATCTGGTGAAATTATTAAGAATGGTATAAAATTTACATTTAGAATTGAAAATGGTTATGTTACACAGAATATAGAAGTATATTACAAAGTACCAAACACACTCGAAGCATTTAAACTTCTTGCTGATAATAAAATTAACCGTGAAAATAAATTACTAAGAATTTTAGAAAGTTAAATATGGAAAAACCAAAAACATCACATTACGAAGAACTATTTATCAACGAAAATGGTAAAGAAGTTTGGTTAACTACTTGGTCAGAAAAATTTCAAGAATTGAAAAATTACTTTTATTAATAAACTCATTATGAAAACAATATTACTAATTATATTATCTTTTTTAATATTAAATAAAGCGAAATCACAATATTGTGTTGCTAATGCAACTACTTGCGATGAATATATTTCTAGAGTTCAGGTTGGATCTATTGATAACTCTTCTAATTGCACATCTGGTGGTTATGCTGACTATACTTCACTTTCAACAAACATGAATATTGGTACAGGATATCCGATAACTGTTACAAACGGGTATCCTTATTCTTCTGATCAATGTGGTATATGGGTGGACTGGAACCAGGACAATGACTTTGATGATGCTCCAGGAAACGGACCATATACTGCAACAATTACACCACCGTTAGGTTCTCCAACCGTAACAACACGAATGCGTATTAGAATATGTTATACATCCGGATTAAGTTCTTGTGGAACAGCAACATATGGTGAGGTTGAAGATTATACTATCAATGTCATCTCCGCTTCTTGTACAACTCCAGGTGCTCCTACCAGCGTAAGCGGAACTGCTACCGGACAAACAACAGCCAACCTTTCATGGGCAGCTGGAACGCCTGCGGGTTCTGCTACGGTAACATATTATTGGGTAGTAGGAACTTCCTCTACTGTTACATATGGAAGCGGTGTTGATCAGGGAACAACTACCGGAACTTCTGCTACAACTTCAGCTTTATCCTGCGGAACAACTTACTATTTAAGGGTTTATGCTTATACCAGTTGCGATGGAACTAGTTCTGCTTATACAACATCATCTTCATTTACAACAAATGCTTGTAGCGGAGGACCTTGTTCCAGTATCACTCCAATGTCATTGGGAACTACTTACACTGGAACATTAAATTCTTCCGGAAGTGATTGGTCATCATATACAGATTGCTCTTATACAGAGCCTGGTGATGAAATAGTTTATTCATTTACTCCTGGTTCTTCTGGTAATTATACTTTTACAGGTACAGCAACTTCCGGCGATCCGGACTTTTTCTTAATGAATTCTTGTAGTAATACAGGTACCAATATCACCGGTTCCTGTTGGGATTCCGGTAATAGAACAGTATCATTAACTGCAGGCATTACTTATTATTTAGTTGTAGATAATTATTCAAGCTCCAGTAGCGCAGGATATTCAGTTATTGTAAATAGTGCAGCAGCAGGACCATCAAATGATGATTGTACCGGAGCCATTACATTAACTGTTGGAGCAAGTTGTTCTTTTAGTTCCTATACCAATGCAAATGCTACTGCTACATTAGGCGTTCCTAATCCCGGATGTGCAAACTATTTAGGTGGTGATGTTTGGTTTAAAGCTACAGTACCAGCTTCAGGGCATATTATTTTAGATATGGATGATAATGTTGTAACTGATGCCGGAATGGCTATTTATACAGGAACATGTGGTTCATTAACGTTAGTCGAATGCGATGATGATGATAGTAATAATGGATTAATGTCTATGATAGACAGAAGTGGATTATCTGCAGGCTCTACCATATATATTCGCGTTTGGGAGTATGGAAATGATAATAACGGCTCTTTTTCAATCTGTGCCTACGATCCGGGTATTGGAGCGTGTGGCAGTGTTACAAATATAGCTTCATGTGGAACTTCTACAACAGTCACTTCTGGTGGTGGCTCTGGGAATTGGAATAATCAGGAATGTGGTTCGGCAACTCCTGGTGTAGAAAAAATATTCTCATTTACTCCTTCATCAACTGCTGCATACTACTTAGTTATAACTTCTGCTTCGTCATATATGACGTATGCTTATCAGGCCGGAACCTGTCAATCAACAGGTTGGACATGTATGGCAAGACCAAATGCTCCCGGTACATATGGCCCCTTTAACTGGACAGCAGGAGTTACATATTATATTTTAGTGGATGACGAAGATGCTTTTTCATCAACACATCAGTTTTACATTAAATGCCCCGAAACACCGGGAACTTATTACCATCCTACTGCAGGGTTACAAGGAACTTATTTAGGCGCATGTATGGTAAATACATGTACAGGGACATATACAGATGATGGAGGTGCCGCTAATTACTCTTTAAATATAAACTCAATTTACAGAACATTTTGTCCTGATGCTACAGGAAAATGTATAAGAGCAACCTTTAACAGCATGGATATTGAAAAAAATGGAACAAGCTGCTATGATTATTTAATTGTAAGAAATGGTCCAACACAGGGAAGCTCTATTTTATGGGCTGGTTGTAAAACATTAGCTTCTACTAATACTTTATTAGGAACATTTTCAAACCCCTTTACAGCTTCAAGTACGAGTGGATGTTTGACTTTTCAATTTTACAGTGATAACACTACTACCCGCCCTGGTTGGAATATTGTGCTGCTTCGCCAACAAATAATGATTGTAATAGTGCTACTTCGATTTGTGGAGCTACTAATGTGAATTCTGCTAGTCCCGGTCCTGGGATTACTTCTACCTGTGGAGGGTGTAATTTGAGCGAAAATTACTCTAACTGGTATTATTTTGAAATTACTAATAGCGGGCGTTTATATCTTGATATTAAGCCTGAAGACTTTTTTGAAGACTATGATATGGCTTTATATCAGGCAAGTAATTGTGCAAGTCTTGGAAATCCTGTGCGTTGTACTTATGCAATGACACCTCAATATTGCCAGCCGACTTCTACAGGAACTTCATATTATATTTCAAGAGTAAGGTTTAATACTATTGACAATACTTCAACTTACTATAGTGATTTTTATGCAAATTACACAACTTCTATTAGTTCAACAGTAACAGCAGGAAATGCCTATAATCTTCAGGTAACAGTTGTAGGTAATAATATGTATGTAGTGGCTTGGTTTGATTGGAACAAAAATCTGCAATTTGACTCCGATGAATATTACTCCCTTGGAAGTGGTAATAATACAACTTTGTCAACACCAATTACAATTCCTGTAACTGCAAGGCTCGGAAAGACAGCTTTTAGAGTTTATACAACAAGAGGTGGATCAGTACCAAATACAAATGCCTGTAACAGTTATGCCAATGGCGAAATCGAAGACTATGCAATTTTCATTACTGACGGCACCCACTGCTCCAACAATGTCCGCGATGCAGACGAAATAGGAGTTGATTGTGGTGGTGCAGATTGTGTTCCTTGTGATGCTTCATATTGGCCAACAAATACAGGGATGAATAGCACTTCAACTGATTATTCCGAAGATGTAACAGGTGACAGCTGGGTACAAGGAATACCAGTTAATGCAGGTGAATCGTATTACTTAATGGTTAACAACTGGTCGCCGGGTGCTAATGGTTTTGACTTGGTTTGGAACTTTACCGAAGGTGGTGCCATGGACTGTTCAATTGTCGTTCCTGTTGAATTGATTGATTTTGAAGCTAAATTGTTAGGACAATTTACAACGCTATACTGGGAAACGGCATCAGAAACGAATAATGACTATTTTACAGTAATGAAATCAACGGATGCTATCATTTATAAACCAATTGGCAGTGTGGATGGTGCAGGTAATTCGAATTCTATTCACACCTATACGTTTGACGATACTGAGCCTATTACTCAAACTACCTATTACAGATTAAAACAAACAGATTTTAATGGTAAAGCAACTTATTCTGAAGTTAAAGTTGTATCTCCAAACGTACCATCCTCTGTTCAACAATTCAATGTCTTTAATGATGTGAATGAAAAAAATTTAAATATTACCCTCATTGGTTACCCAAATGCAGAATTAAATTATGCAATCGTAGATGTAATGGGAAGAATTATTAAGCAGGGTAAGATTAATATTGACGAAAATGCGTTAGGTGGAATGAAATTATCTACAAATGATATAGCAGCCGGTATCTACAATATTGTAATTAGTGATGGGAAATACACTGCAAAGAAAAAATTCGTAATTGTTAAATAATAATTTACAAGCAGGCAATTGCACACCCGTTACAACGCAATATTTCTCCTCTCAAACGCTGTATGATATAACTTACTAATTGATAAGCCATTGGTTGTTCAAAATAAAACCTATTTATCAATATATTTCATACAATTCTTTCTAATTTCTTTTTTCTAATCATAATTTTGAATAATTCTTCTAATTCTTCTGTACTAATTGTTTTTTCAATAGGTTATGTATAGGATGGATTTGACACCATCATCAGAGCTTTTATTCTATCATAATTAGGATCATCCCATCTAACACTATTTTCTGTAAGAAATCTGTTATACTTTTTACCTTTTCCAATTTTTCTCAACAAAAATTGATTTCTCATTAGTTACATAATCAATACATTCAATGGTTATTGTTTTTATTTCTAATATTCTCATATACTATCATTTAATATTCTTTGTAACTTCTTATTTCTCATTTGTTTATATCCTTCTAGTTTAAATACTTGATACATTTTTATACTATCACCAATTTCTGAATATTCAAATTTCTGAGAATCATTAAATATTGCCCAGTGAGGATTATCATTTGTTGGTTTTCTGAATATTATAATTTTATCACCTAATCCTTTATGGTAAAATAAACTATAATTTAATAATGTAGTTTTTTCTATAAAATAAAAAATGTCTTTATGATTATCTACAACTATTGAATTTGCAGCACCAATTCTTGATTCAATTGCAACCAAGTTACTAATAGCATATACTCTCGATATTAATTTTCTAACATTAGAGCTACTGATAGATGACATAGAATAAGAACACATTTCGTTTTTTAATTTATCTAAATCATCTATATTAAATTGCATTTTAGTATTTAATCTTTTATCTACAATTTGATTAACAATGTCTTTTAGTATTTCATCTTCATTATATTTTGATATATCTCTTGTTAGAGTTATTGTTTTTTTATTTACAATGAACGAAATTTCAGGACAAGTGTTATTATTTAATGGTTGTTGAAACTGTGAATCAATATAGGCATACTGACAAACAGGTTGATTTACATTATGTATCAAAGCAATATCTGATAATTTTAATTGTTCCATTTATCTAATTATTTTTTAAGATTCTATCTAATTTGGATCGTCTTAATTCCATTTTATAGTTTTCATCTGACCAATTAAAATCTGTATCATAATAATTGGTCTTCTTTTTGTAAAACATCAACCCATTCACTTTCACTAGGCATATATATAGTTTTTATCATATTTAAGTAAGGTCTTAAATAATTGTGAAATTTTATAGGTAATGAATAAACATTAACTATAAATATCAAATCACTTGGAACTCTACCTACTATATAATATGAATTTATAGGTATCAATTTGATTGATAATTCGTCAGTTTCTATTACATTTTTTTAATGATACGATTATATTTCAAGTAAGGTCTTATTTCGTGTACAATACTTTCGGATATTTTTATATTATCTGTAAATATCGTCACATCTAATTTAAAACCTTCTTTGTTTTTTATTTTCTTTTCAATATTTATCAATCTATAAATAACTTCTACCTTTTCAGAACCATAATACATTTGAAAAATACCCCTTCCATTATAGTTTTTTTGAAATCTATTTACATAAAAATCTATTGCATCACTACTTATTGATATTCTCATATTTGGTTTACTTCCATATTTATGACAATATTTGTCTATAAAAACACGCATAATCAATTGTTTTTTGAATCCCAATGCTTTTTTTCTTCCTCAACTTCCCTTTTATGAAATTTGCCGTCTTTTTTCAAAATAAGAAGAATAATAGCATCGATTATGATTATACCTAATAATATGTATAATGCTATTAACATTTATTTATCTTTTTTCTTTTTGTTTAAAATTAAATCTTGTTGTGCAACTTTTTTTGTTACATCATAATTTTGGAGTTTGTTGCTAAGAATCTTTTTATAATCATAATAATTATCTTTTGTTTTCCATTCTGGCACAAATTCACCATACATTTCAACCATATATTTTATTTCATCAGATGTCAATTTAGAGTTTTTAGAAAGATACTCACCAAATCTTAATAATAATTCCATATTATCACTTAATATTTCTTCACATTTTTTCATACAATCCTTAACTAATTCAACAGCCAATCTATCTAAGCCATCATCATTTAAACAAACTGTAGTTGAACTAATTCTGAAGTCAGGTGTTGAAAACTGAATTGGTAATCCATTCATACCATATTCTTTTAATATTTTCAATGCTGTTTTTGTAGTTTTTTCCAAGTCATTGTATGAACCCGTAGTGATG includes:
- a CDS encoding translation initiation factor IF-3, giving the protein MINKNKLNYKVNQQIKSSKVRIVGDDFERNGEIISIQEALKIADNLVVDLVEICSNVTPPVCKLIEYNKFLYELKKKEKEKLKKQKENAQEVKEIRFGPNTDEHDYNFKMKHAVEFLKRGDIVKAFVFFKGREIQFKEKGEELLIRLARDLSDIGIPDNLNLKLEGNRLIIIIKPKKKK
- a CDS encoding T9SS type A sorting domain-containing protein: MSENYSNWYYFEITNSGRLYLDIKPEDFFEDYDMALYQASNCASLGNPVRCTYAMTPQYCQPTSTGTSYYISRVRFNTIDNTSTYYSDFYANYTTSISSTVTAGNAYNLQVTVVGNNMYVVAWFDWNKNLQFDSDEYYSLGSGNNTTLSTPITIPVTARLGKTAFRVYTTRGGSVPNTNACNSYANGEIEDYAIFITDGTHCSNNVRDADEIGVDCGGADCVPCDASYWPTNTGMNSTSTDYSEDVTGDSWVQGIPVNAGESYYLMVNNWSPGANGFDLVWNFTEGGAMDCSIVVPVELIDFEAKLLGQFTTLYWETASETNNDYFTVMKSTDAIIYKPIGSVDGAGNSNSIHTYTFDDTEPITQTTYYRLKQTDFNGKATYSEVKVVSPNVPSSVQQFNVFNDVNEKNLNITLIGYPNAELNYAIVDVMGRIIKQGKINIDENALGGMKLSTNDIAAGIYNIVISDGKYTAKKKFVIVK